Proteins from a single region of Hydra vulgaris chromosome 12, alternate assembly HydraT2T_AEP:
- the LOC136088321 gene encoding uncharacterized protein LOC136088321: protein MSSALGSVLNLNAGISEATDHYIDDIIVNLEKTSVEKVVNHLACYGLVTKEPVQCDTARVFGLQLLRNEKKKLCWKRGNIIPKSQDIKTEKVTRRKLFSICGHLLDYYPVGGWLRVACSFIKRHSQGNAWDDLIGNQAQSWVIEILRRLEVCDSVRGKWNAKGIRNGATLWCDASSMAIGVAAEYDGVVIEDAAWLRSINDVMHINIAELDVVVRGINLAAKWYIKNLSVFTDSVTVHGWLKRMLTESHRIRSNALSEMLIKRKLSLLQDLIKEYNINITSTKELCGVSIAEEIRNCHSKHHFGVNRTMFTVQQRLPHVLRKDVEECVRKCCQCNSIDPAPIKWENGVLNVPDAWH, encoded by the exons ATGTCTTCAGCCTTAGGCAGTGTGTTGAATCTCAATGCAGGTATTAGTGAAGCAACTGACCACTACATTGACGACATAATTGTTAATTTGGAAAAGACATCAGTTGAAAAGGTCGTAAACCATTTAGCGTGTTATGGATTGGTAACGAAAGAGCCGGTGCAATGTGATACTGCACGAGTGTTTGGTTTGCAACTgttaagaaatgaaaaaaagaagcTTTGTTGGAAACGTGGAAACATCATTCCAAAGTCACAAGATATCAAAACTGAAAAAGTAACACGAcggaaacttttttcaatatgtGGACACTTATTAGATTACTATCCTGTTGGAGGGTGGCTTAGAGTTGCCTGCAGTTTTATAAAACGTCATAGTCAAGGAAATGCTTGGGATGATCTAATCGGAAATCAAGCTCAGTCATGGGTAATCGAAATATTGCGCCGATTAGAAGTTTGTGATTCTGTGAGAGGGAAATGGAATGCTAAAGGGATTCGAAATGGAGCAACATTGTGGTGTGATGCTAGCAGCATGGCAATAGGGGTTGCTGCAGAATACGATGGCGTAGTAATTGAGGATGCAGCCTGGCTTCGAAGTATAAATGATGTTATGCATATTAATATTGCTGAATTAGATGTTGTGGTGCGTGGGATAAACCTGGCTGCTAAGTGGTATATAAAGAATTTGTCAGTATTTACTGATTCAGTAACAGTTCATGGATGGCTAAAACGTATGCTGACTGAAAGTCATAGGATTCGATCAAATGCATTATCAGAAATGcttattaaaagaaaactttctcTATTGCAAGACCTcataaaagaatataatataaacatcaC AAGTACTAAAGAGCTATGTGGAGTAAGTATTGCTGAAGAAATTCGTAATTGTCACTCAAAGCATCATTTTGGCGTTAATCGGACAATGTTTACAGTGCAACAAAGACTTCCGCACGTATTAAGAAAAGATGTTGAAGAATGTGTTCGCAAATGTTGTCAATGTAATTCAATTGATCCAGCGCCAATAAAATGGGAAAACGGAGTGCTAAATGTACCAGACGCATGGCATTGA
- the LOC136088997 gene encoding uncharacterized protein LOC136088997 gives MAYNLIDDVLKRFKTDNLVDLNTFYETLLDTFIYNNNKRVSNEGLFSRYIDGTIRRNICAEVCIPSYLKDNKMHCIALRSEASGSCMYSSASLFFVADNTLMNVLRVLTSLEIYTHADYYCKHPLFSKIFSDYSSHFINLKSLLCMSVSHSALDSGFENNNIIKAEPIANCESTEKWAGFLCLLGLSSVLSCNIVSCYPDFGVEKYKIFFNQEISPRTPIKCCYPFYILFCYDGNFQSGTFQHNHYVPLIFIPKKRKLSSKSETIISKKLLPVLSPNKFLDTKQTTIDQVATIVPSTVAKNPNKKPYSILTFFHKTNPDLEPTNAILQNTSCILKSNRFSSQLAMSSSQLTTSSQSLTLSKDVSSHSKTSKDCSIKIFFYKIFKHQEST, from the exons ATGGCTTACAACTTGATTGATGATgtacttaaaagatttaaaaccgATAATCTTGTcgatttaaatacattttatgaaactttattggatacatttatttacaacaataacaaaagggTTAGTAACGAAGGTCTTTTCAGTCGATATATTGATGGCACaataagaagaaatatatgtgccGAAGTTTGTATCCCTTCTTActtaaaagacaataaaatgcATTGTATTGCTCTAAG gtcTGAAGCATCTGGAAGTTGTATGTACAGCTCtgcatcattattttttgttgctgaCAATACACTGATGAATGTGTTAAGAGTTTTAACGTCCCTTGAAATTTATACACATGCTGATTATTACTGTAAGCAtcctttattttcaaaaatattttctgattatAGTTCTCATTTTATTAATCTCAAAAGTTTGTTGTGTATGTCAGTATCTCATTCTGCATTAGATTCTGGcttcgaaaataataatattattaaagctgAACCAATTGCAAACTGTGAGAGCACAGAAAAATGGGctggttttttatgtttgttaggTTTATCATCAGTTCTTTCTTGTAATATTGTTTCCTGTTACCCAGATTTCGGTgttgaaaagtataaaatattttttaaccaagAGATCTCACCACGTACTCCCATTAAATGTTGTTATccattttacattttgttttgttatgatGGGAATTTTCAGTCCGGTACATTTCAGCATAATCACTATGTCCCACTaatttttattcctaaaaagCGTAAACTTTCCAGTAAATCAGAAACAATAATTTCGAAAAAGTTGCTGCCAGTCTTGTCACCTAATAAATTTCTAGATACAAAACAGACCACCATTGATCAAGTTGCTACAATTGTACCCAGCACAGTAGCcaaaaatccaaataaaaagcCCTACTCTATCCTTACATTCTTTCATAAAACAAACCCAGACTTAGAACCCACTAATGCAATCTTACAAAATACATCTTGTATTCTAAAATCAAATAGATTTTCTTCTCAATTAGCAATGTCTTCTTCTCAATTGACAACATCTTCTCAATCATTAACATTAAGTAAAGATGTTTCTTCTCACTCAAAGACATCTAAGGACTGTtctatcaaaatctttttttacaaaatcttcaAGCATCAGGAAAGtacctaa